Sequence from the Lepidochelys kempii isolate rLepKem1 chromosome 7, rLepKem1.hap2, whole genome shotgun sequence genome:
TGAATAAGCCCTGATTTGTAGAATGTAAAATCATTTGTATTGAATAAATCAAATGCATTTGTTTCCATAAATGATGCTTGTAGATATTTtagggattggttcctggttTATTGGCACGTTGATGTTAAAGGACACAAGATAAGGCTTGGCAGCTGACTATGCACAAGGCAAGGGCTGATGGAACCTAAATTAGCATTGATTAATTGGGTCGTATTCTTTAAGGGACTTCAGAGGCGTTATCCCTGATGGACAGAGATCACAATTACTACCTGAGTCTTCTGTTGCAAACCGCTGAAGAAGGTGGTTAGAAGTTACTTCAATAGGAATTGCTTCTGATGGCTTATGGGGTGGTGttgtggggtggctgccccactcacaTGCCAGATTGGGTTACAGCAGGCCAGAGCGGCTGCGCAAggcggcagccaatcagggagcgcctgttagagagccaatcagggctgagcaagtggcagccaatcagggccaggctaggccctatataaaggctgcccaggcgAGAGACAGTCAGTCTCTCCCAGACCTTCAAagggggaaggtctgtctcctgaatGATGAGACCAGCACCTGGGACAGCGCAGCGCAGGCTtcggggagcagaagggaactcaAGCCCagtacctgccaggctgcaggccctgatagaAGGGCCCACAAGGTACAAAGGGGCCAAAGGGGAAGCGGctcagggaggagaggtggacaAGGGGAGCAAAGGAGGACAGggaggctgctgccagagggtccctgggccgggacccagagtagagggtccctgggccgggacccagagtagagggtgggcctggatcTTCCCCCTTGTATTACACCCAGCCATTAGACGCAGCCATAGCGGACTGCACCTGACCCCTGACAGAAGGGGTTAGACTTTAGGGGTTTGGTTCGCCACTGTGGCTGGGGTGAAGCAGAAGGACTGctgttaaccccccccccccggaagggGGTGAGCGTGGACCAGGGGGTGAGCGTGGACCAGGGGGTACTGCTGGatggcagtgtcctgaagaggatgctgcgagAAGGGAGCAACGTGGGTCCAGATGCCAACAGAGGGCGAGAGACAACAggacaccaccagcagagggtgctccacatggactgagctaattcctggTGGTACCAACAGGAAGCactgtggtggtgagtcccaaccccgtcACAGGCGGTTTATAGAACATCTCAATGGCATGAAGTTTAAAACCAACCATAATGTCTCTCTCATTTGGGTATTTTTGGCTCTTTGTTACACTTTGCAGACCGACTCTTCACATAAACCAGTGGGCACGCTTCCATCTCAGAATTAACGTCAATCCCATATTTTCCAAATTTTCCTTAAAGACTGTAGAATAACTGGACAAAAATACGCAATtctatctataaaatggaatTCCAGTTTTATGTCTAACAATTCAGAGATTATAATCTAGGTTTAGTAAATAATCCAGCTATCATCGgatacaaagaagaaaaaaaacagaaaaaatcatcaacattttcaaaattttgaaataatttagaTTTACATTatagaaatattttatatatttttgctgATAGCCTGAGATACACAAATTgggccctgagcctgcaaacacatgtacatgagtaactttatgcatatGCATAGTACCATTGACGTCAAGGGGAATACTTAGCGGTGTAAAGCTgctcacatgcataagtgttttaCAAGACAAAAATCTcagaagaaaataagaaaatgacTGTCCGATTGATTTTGGGCAAagcagagcagctctcattcCTTCTATCTGATCCACCAAAAGACTTCAgcggactttggatcaggccctgtaagtCACTGAAAAGACCTTAAGAGAATCTACGAGAGTTTCAGTTTTCAGCTAAatattacacacatacacacatttttcaCTGTTCGCTGGGGATGGAAATTTGTGGTTGCTGCATGAGTTCTGAAGCAGCAGCTATTGCTATTTTCTCTGTAGCCACCACCATCTTGGATATATTGTCATAGTGCCATCAATAAAGTTGGAGGAGGAGGgataaagaaaattaaatttctCAGGTTTACCATTTGCCTTTCCAGAAAGTGTCGCTTACTTGCGTGACCTGGACTCCTGCTGAATTTTTGATTTAATCCAATTAAGGAATCTTGTCACTTGGGTATAAACTCCTGGTTTGTCTTTTATGCCACACTGTTCACCCCAGCTCACAATTCCATAGACATAATAGGAACCATTTTGTACACAGGTTAGAGGACCTCCAGAATCTCCCTGAGGAGACAAAAAAATAAGAGCCATTCTTTGCAttctaaaataaagcaaaatgttGCCCAACAACAAAATTTCTCTCTCAAGCACAAGATTTTGAGgttttgaatgattttttttttcttaatacagATGTTCCAAGGAGGTGGTGTTCAGATCCTGATTAGGTTTAGGACACCTCTCTGGATTCCGTTAAAATGACAGTGAAAACTCAAAGTGTTCTTGTGAAGTTTTGGCTCAAACTGGCAGAAATCTCACAAGTTCACATGACACTTCCAGAGTCATGAATGAAAGTCACTTGGCATTATGGTCATAACCTTGATTCATAACTATACGAGCAGAGTCAGATTGTGGATCAAAATATCTGTGAAACTGAGTTGGGCCCGTCTTTAGTTTTGTCATTTTCATTTAAAGGTTTATGGAAGAACTCCAGAGGCATACTGAGCCAGGTTTTGCTGTGTTACAATAGTTCAGCTCTGGAGTGGCTTCAGATTTACACCACAGTAACAGTAAAATCAATCCTGACTTCCCCCCATGAATATGAGATCTGATGAGGAAGATCAAGTTGGAGGTCTGGTGCTCATGACAAAGAAGAATCTGATAGAtttgaggggagagagagagattagaagGTATATGCATTAAGAAGAGTTCTGGGTAAGCATCTGAACTTTTCCAACGGAACCTCTAAAACTTCTCTGTCATTGATCGTGATGACATTAATTCTAAGACTGTGTCTCTCAAATCACACTGAAGAAAGAAGAAGGCTGTTTTAATGCATTGATAGGAGAAACAGAAATATATATGTAGTATCCTGGCAGAGCCATTACTCTGCACAGCCtatttatgtgattttttttttttttttaaagagagaaatacagaaaaagCAACCGACCTGACAAGTATCAACTCCTGGTGTCTGCAGATTTCCTGCACAAAGCATGCTTTCATCCAGTTTGTTATCATATGCACACCGTGCATTGCACCGCGTCTTGGAGATCAGCTTTACTCTGGCATCTAACAGCTGACGAGATCCTTCACCTACAAGATGTGTGCCAGGAAAATGCGGAAAGTCACCTTTCCCTTTCCCACTTCATGTTATGTTTTTAATCTGAGTTTGTTTGTAATttggatggggggggagggaagtctGTCTGAAATCATACACATTTAGTTAGAGCTGTGCCTGGGAACTTCAATCAGAACACTAGAAGTCATGGACATTTGCCTGAGTAGAGGCAGGGGAAGGTCTACAGGATTTGGTCATTCCACCTACACATTTGTTAGTGGCattaatggcctgatttttcaaagatgctgatcACTTGcagcctccattgacttcaatgagatttgtagctgctcagcacttctgaaaatcaagccactatatattttttaacaCACAAAATAATGAAACAGATAAGCAAGGTAAAATCCTACAATATTTAAAGGAGATAACTAATGGGAATCTAAAGACATGACATATCTAAAGGTGAGAGCCACCGATTCAAAGCACTATATCTGCAGCTACTTAAGGCTGGTTTATAAGTTTGGTCTTACTCCAGAGTTACAGGAAACATTTTGCCATCTCAGTGATTTCCTGAAATGCTAATAATAGCTCTGTTCAGAGAAAGAGCCAGTTTGAACGCTTATAAAGTAATTGGTTTTCTAAATAAACAATTAAAAGAACTGttcaatttgtatttttttaaaaaaaatatacattctaTTGGCGCATTCTAAACAACTGGACATGCTTTGCtattgttgacttcaatgggagtcacATCAAcaggtagaatttggccctatgtgtCATATCAGACTATCGGTTGCAAAGTACTAAGCCACCTAACGCAGCCTGAGTGACACATGATCCTTCTGTTACTTTACAGCAACACATCAATCAGAACACGAGAAAATACACTTTTCAGAAAATTGCcatgatcttttttaaaaaaaagcataattCCCACTCAGAGTTACTGGCTGTAATAAAGATTTGGGTAGAATTGCTCAAACTTGAAATGATTTGGATGTTTGATGTGTAGAAGCAGCAAACAAATTCAGATGCTGCTGATCAAAAGCTTAATGGGTGTGGAAAACTTGCAAGAGTTCCAGTATCTGATCCTGTCTGGAAATACTGTAAGTAAAGCATAGCCTCATTCACGGTACCTTATTGCTTCTGTTTTTGGTTCTGAATGAAGCCAAGAAGCAGTGTCAGGTGGCAAAGAAAAAGGTTAATggaattttttcagattttccaGAAAGGTTTGGATACTGGATGAAGGTTCAAGTCAATACTTATTTTACCTAGACAGGTTAACACATGATTAGTATTTGGTTAAGTTTCTTTGCTTAATCTGAATATTAGATACTAGGGCCTAGATTCTGATCCAGGGAATTGCAGAGCAACTCTGCTGAGAGAGTTACTCTATTCTAACATGGGTATAACTGAGATCAGCCAACCCTTAAATAGCTTACCCGTTTCAGTATCTCCCCATCCTGAGATATAGCATTCAGTCCCATCAGGCAATGGAGCACTGGGCAAACACACTGTTTTCACATACTTCGTTTCTAGAGCACAATGGCCATCAACTGGCTTCAGCTTAAGTAAAGCTATACACAGGGTAACAAAGAATATATCGATTGATAAAGATGAAAGGGGATTAAAATTAATCTACAATGTACACATGTGCACTGTGCAAATGCCTGAAATCTACTATTTGTACCTGTTGCTGGACCCTGCCCTCTTCTACTATGTACTTGTTTATGTAACTATCCTGAAAATCTAGAATGCCTACACTGTACACAATCACACACTGGCTTCATCTTTTCTAGAACCTGTCCTCGCACAgattgaagtcagcaggagttctgccattgatttcagtgagagcaggatcagccCAATAGAGAGGTGCAGCCCATAGAAACCGCACCTCCATTTTCATCTGTGAAAAGGTCCAACCAACAATGCCTCATCAGAGAGTTCACCACGCATGTTGCAACACTGTGGGAGCTTACCGATATCATTGAATGGAATATTGTTCCTTTCTTTGTAATGTCCATGCCGAATGATCTTCTCCACATCAAATTTTTGTTCATGGTACTCTGTCTTCTCCAGGTCTTGCTTTCCAAGGGACACTTGCAGGTTGTCTGGGTGAAGGctaagaagaaggaaaaaaaacaaaaacaaatcacctGCTGAACTTTTTTGCTTTGGTGcttagaatcaggcccactgacaGCAATTCCGGCCTGGCTAGGGCCGTCCCTAAAGGGGCCGGGGGCCCGGGGTGGAAGTAATGAATCTGTCACTTCTGAGCCAGACCGTGCTGGCCAATTGCGCCAGCAAATGGGGCCTGGAGCGGTCGTGTGTGCCTAGGAACCCTGTGGCCCgcctgggtgatttaaaagggtcaGGGGCCTCCGGGTCCTTTTAAATTGactgggcccctgggcaattgccctctTTGCCCCCCAGTGGCTGGCCTGCTTGGAATGCAGGCAGTCAGAATGGTGACCCAGTCAGCAATGCTTGAATGAGCTCCTGCATTTTGTAATTTACCAGTCTCCAAACCTAGACATTTCTACACACCCCCGAGGCATACGCTCCTCTGAAAATGAAATATAGTATTCTAGGCAGAGGCTAATTGGGGTTTAGCAACAGGAGGCAAAAATCACAGAATCGCTGTTCTAGAGCTCTCGCTGCTTTCTTCCTTATGCCATGGTGTGTAGTGTGGTCAACCCCAACCCCAGATCTTCAGAGGACTTTCCTTTCAACCACCAGAAAGCTTGCTACATTCCTCCTCTTTTCCTCCAGCAGACACTGAAAACCCTCAGAGAGGGGACCCCTTCAGATACTGACAACATTTCCCTAAGGAATTAATTGAAGGCTTGAATCAGTCCTACAGCAAGGTGTGATAAAAACACCAACACATCAGCCAACTGCCTTATCTACACTACACAGAAGTAAGAGGAGGGCGGAGAGAATTTCATAGGTAACaccttttgggggggggatgaTCAGTACATGTTTTTATAATATCCTTTTAACTTCCTGTACATAGCTACTCACTAGCATGTGATCTTAATAAAAATACCAACCACAGCTAAATCAAGCAGAAACTGACTCCTCTGAACTTTAATCCAATTTGAGAAGAAGGTCAATTTACATATTGGTTCTTGAAGTGGAGTTCCCTAATATTCCATGTAGAAATATCCgctctcttcccttctctctcactTCACAGCCCCTTCTGTAGCGTACTGTACACACGGTATAACCTTGTTTCAACTTAACTAGCATTTGATTAAAAGCAGAAGTCAGATCCTCTTTGAGCAACTGCAGCAAAGGTGTGAAAGGGACAACATGTATTTTAATGAGCTTCTGGGACACTCATGCAGTGGGAGGGAAGTGGACTGGATGATTTAATAGGTGTTTTTAATCTAAATTTTCTGTGAGTTTATAACTATATGGTAACAACATTCCTTTACCGTCTAATTCTTCTTTCTCTGGCAACCCTCAATACGAGTCCTAAGTAATGTTTTAGGATTTTATTTTCAGCTGACAAagtggtgtagctccattgaagttaatgctGATTTACATTAGTTGGGGATCTGACTCTATCTTTCAatgagagagacagggtggggaggtaatatcttttatgagatcaacttctgctggtgagaaagacaagcttttgagtttacgcacagctctttttcaggtctgggaaacatactcagcATTTCTAGAAGCagttattacaacaatctataacccattaacaaccccctctccctgccccctgcagctgtctTTCCCCTGCccacttcctttcctccctatggaTGTAGGGGTGTTAACAGGCTACTTTACCTTGAACGGTCCCTTGAaacatgtgttaactacttaaACTGAACAATCTGTTTCATCTTGTATTTaattgtgacactctgagtatgtttcccagacctaaagaagagctctgtgtaagcccaGAAGCATGTctgtctcaccagcagaagttggtccaataaaagatattccctcacccaccttgtctctctaatgaccTGGGACTCATATGGCTACAACACCACACATTTCTATAATGCTATTAAAGCTGTTCAGAACACAGAAATCCCATCCTGCAGGAAActctattttgactttttttttccctatcCTGGaacagaatggaaaaaaaaaatcaaactatcAAACATTTTAATGGAATGGGAAGTTCGGAAAAATGTCCActcaaatgtcaaaatgaaaaatgctaACACTTTCGATCTCAATGCTTTGTTTGAAATTTTCCCATTAAAAACACAAATCAGAAAGTGTTGCCAGCATTGacattttccagcaaaaaaatTCAACCTGGCATTTTGTTATCAATGGTTTCCAGTGGATAAATGTTTGTTAGCAACGGTTTCCAGTGGATAAATTTCAACCAAATAactatgtgatttttttcatgcttAGCAGGACACCGGTAATGTACTTACTGAATGCAGTGTCCAGCAGTGAGAATCCAGCATGGTTCAATCAGAGCTCCTCCACAGAAGTGTCCCTTTGGCATGGGAGGCCTCCATGGCCACTTGCTCTGCAGAGATGCCATCCAGGGATGTTTGCCAGACATGGTCTTGGCCCCACCATAAATCCTTTTGAGTGTTCTTTGAGCCTCTGGCTGTCCACATGTATTGAATGTCTTACCCACTACAGGAAGAATGGCTGGGGCGACTGTAGTCGCTGGAGTCTTTTCTGCAGGGGAGACATACGACTGAACTTGCTACAGGCAGAGACTGAACTTGCTATAATGATTATAAATCTCAGGAATGGACATGGCAACGCATTCTGGGAATCTCTCGCACAGTTATAAGACTGGAAGTGTTATGACATACTAcaggggagacctgggtttgggAGCAACATTGGCAATCCTGCCAGATGTACTGTAGGAGCCACTTGGAGGATCATCTGCAGCACTGTTCAGCAGTGGTGATTGGCTGTCAGAGCTTCTTGGAAGCTTAGGAGCAAGTtttgcctgagatagaatttggGGTCTTGTTTGCTCATTTgacttttgatatttttatattcttgtgtgaacaaagacactgcgtaaaaagaaaaggagtacttgtggcaccttagagactaaccaatttatttgagcatgagctttcgtgagctacagctcacttcatcggatgcataccgtggaaactgcagcagactttatatacacacagagaatatgaaacaatacctcctcccatcccactgtcctgctggtaatagcttatctaaagtgatcatcaggttgggccatttccagcacaaatccaggttttctcaccctccacccccctccacacaaactcactctcctgctggtgatagcccatccaaagtgacaactctttacacaatgtgcatgataatcaagttgggccatttcctgcacaaatccaggttctctcaccccctcacccccctcccaaaaaccacacacacaaactcactctcctgctggtaatagctcatccaaactgaccactctccaagtttaaatccaagttaaaccagaacatctggggggggggggggagaggaaaaaacaaggggaaataggctaccttgcataatgacttagccactcccagtctctatttaagcctaaattaatagtatccaatttgcaaatgaattccaattcagcagtttctcgctggagtctggatttgaagtttttttgttttaagatagcgaccttcatgtctgtgattgcgtgaccagagagattgaagtgttacACTGTGTGTTACATCTGGCCACAAGCAGATGGGGTAAAAAGAgataagaaataaaattaaagtgtTGTTGGGTAGAGTGGGAGTTTAATATACAAGCGCACACTTGAAGGACAGTCCTGTCTCAACTGCTCTCCCGAGataaggtcaagcaaccagttgggaGAGGTGAGGGGAATGCGGGGAGAGGGGttataagaaacactaaaagccaaagaaatgcCTGACCCTGACCgaagcacaacctcactccttactcCTCCCAcgggatacaaaagaggtggttCTGAAGCCCCCAGACCCTCCAAAACAGAACATGACATAAATTATAAGGGTTGGGATCAAGGGTGTGCACTAcaggtataattatgcctgctaaGAAACAGGAAGGAGACATGAGAAAGGCTCTGTGGTGTACAGAGCTATTTATATGCTTGCTTGATttccccaataaacattgcattgcctgcactttggacttctggtcttctgttTTCTGTCTGTGGGACGAGAAcctggggaagggcaaagagaAAGCCCTTAACACCTCTGAGACTCATTGAGCAGGTTTAGTGTTATTCTCCACTCTACCTGTTACTGAGCAAGGCGAAACATCACAGGAGTCCCATTTCACCTTGTTATCTGTTTTGATGAAGCACCAGGGTTTTACATCACCATCTGGATTCCTGAAGGGAACAGATTCCAACATCCACCAGTCAGAGTGAGGAAATCTCCAGGAGAACAGGTTAACCATTGGACTGAAGGGTGCATAACAGAGCAGCTAAATGCTCCAAATAAAGATCCAAGCTTCCCTAGAAgctattttcatttttaacaaggGATACACCTGAGGAGATGGGTGGCATAGGTGACTCTCTTCCACTTTTCCACCCTCCTGATCCTGGGAGTAGCTAGGGGCTGGGTCAGTGCAAATTAGAGTGGTCTCTTCTAGGACAGGAGCATCAGAGCTCTTTAGAGGGGTGCCCCAGAATGTCCACTATTTCAGATGCTGAAGAAGAGTCTGTGTACATCACCatctgaagttggtccaataaaagattttacctcacccaccttgtcactctcaTTATGACAAAGGCAGGTTGCGTAGAGCAGGCAATGGCAGCTTTACATCCCCTGGAGATTTCCCTTTACTTCCCTATGGATCCATATGAGCTGCTCACACTGGAATTATTCTGCACATTTTTTGTGAGAGGAGACCTCTGCATATGTAGCTTCAGTAGATTACCTGCAGAA
This genomic interval carries:
- the HABP2 gene encoding hyaluronan-binding protein 2 isoform X1, producing MVNGAVSLWVLPLILLLGNAPFCLSSLFSSLVDLQIDRTDYYEYSDEYVAPEENTAATDKEYLTYPDWFYEYFGYNDPCSPKPCKNNGECKRNGNHYTCLCPMPYARTRCEKVKNVCERNSCRKGDCLIMLTPPYSQCACRHPYKPPYCNKVSAACKPNPCKNGGVCLQRRLRSKFSCQCAEPFRGRFCEIGPEDCYEQDGHEYRGKVSQTRSGETCLYWNSNLLLDESYNAFMEDAEYYGIGDHNFCRNPDGDVKPWCFIKTDNKVKWDSCDVSPCSVTEKTPATTVAPAILPVVGKTFNTCGQPEAQRTLKRIYGGAKTMSGKHPWMASLQSKWPWRPPMPKGHFCGGALIEPCWILTAGHCIHLHPDNLQVSLGKQDLEKTEYHEQKFDVEKIIRHGHYKERNNIPFNDIALLKLKPVDGHCALETKYVKTVCLPSAPLPDGTECYISGWGDTETGEGSRQLLDARVKLISKTRCNARCAYDNKLDESMLCAGNLQTPGVDTCQGDSGGPLTCVQNGSYYVYGIVSWGEQCGIKDKPGVYTQVTRFLNWIKSKIQQESRSRK
- the HABP2 gene encoding hyaluronan-binding protein 2 isoform X2, which gives rise to MVNGAVSLWVLPLILLLGNAPFCLSSLFSSLVDLQIDRTDYYEYSDEYVAPEENTAATDKEYLTYPDWFYEYFGYNDPCSPKPCKNNGECKRNGNHYTCLCPMPYARTRCEKVKNVCERNSCRKGDCLIMLTPPYSQCACRHPYKPPYCNKGPEDCYEQDGHEYRGKVSQTRSGETCLYWNSNLLLDESYNAFMEDAEYYGIGDHNFCRNPDGDVKPWCFIKTDNKVKWDSCDVSPCSVTEKTPATTVAPAILPVVGKTFNTCGQPEAQRTLKRIYGGAKTMSGKHPWMASLQSKWPWRPPMPKGHFCGGALIEPCWILTAGHCIHLHPDNLQVSLGKQDLEKTEYHEQKFDVEKIIRHGHYKERNNIPFNDIALLKLKPVDGHCALETKYVKTVCLPSAPLPDGTECYISGWGDTETGEGSRQLLDARVKLISKTRCNARCAYDNKLDESMLCAGNLQTPGVDTCQGDSGGPLTCVQNGSYYVYGIVSWGEQCGIKDKPGVYTQVTRFLNWIKSKIQQESRSRK